The sequence below is a genomic window from Pleurocapsa sp. PCC 7327.
CTGATCGCACAAATGCAACAGCAACAACAGCAGCACCAGCAGAGCGTTACCGAAGAGTTAGAGGTTCTCGCACAGCGTTGCAACGAAGCCGTACAGCAAAAACTGTCTCAAATCCAGAGCGCCCTAGAACAGCAATCTCTCGACTCCCAGCCGTCTCAGTTAGAACAGTTTGAACGACTGCAAGAGCAATCGAATCGTCTGTTGCTCTCTCTCGATTCTAGCTTTCGGAGTGTCTTCGCCACCCTAGAAAAAGATCTGCAAGGCTATTACGATTCCCTGTGCCAAGGGTTGGAGAGAATGCACAGTTTGGGACAGCAAGGCGAAGCCAAATTTTTAGCTTACGTTCGGCGGCTGACGCAACAGATAGAAGGCTCTTCAACCCAATCGCTTCAGTCTAAAGAAGCAGAACTGGCTGCCGTGATGAGGGATCTCAGCGAAGTCAATACCATTATTTATCCAACCCTGCCAGAAGAAGAAACAGAAGAGATTCAGACGATTGCTGCCCTAACGGATTTAATCGAACCAAATTGGCAAGAAGAAGCAACAAAGTCCCATCAAGGGTGGTATCTAGCAGTCGATTTCGGAACGGAGGGATTGGCTGCCGTCCTATTCAACCGCCACAAAGAACAAATCTACCCGCTTGCTTGGATATCTCAAGAGGGAGAATTTTGCTCGCGCCTTCCCACCGAGGTTTATTGTCAATCGAGCAACGAAACGCAGGAATTATATTGTTTCGTTGGAGAGGCGGCAAAGGCAAAAGCCAAGGAAAAAACGGGAATTTTTTTGGAAAACTGGAAAGAAAATCTCAATTTAACCAGTTCGCCTGCTAATCCAGTCCGAGAAGCCCTCAAATCTTTATTTTCAATGTTAATTCCTTCAGAGGCAGGAGCGGTCAATAGAGAGATCGTAGAAGCGATGGGATTGCCGGAGGAATCATTTCGCCAAGTTTTGAAACACTTAGAAGGCGCAATCCTCAGTTGTCCGGCAGGCTGGGGCGAACCGTATAAGCAGCTTTTGCGAGAGACCGTATTGGAGATCGAGTTAGTACAGAGTGCCGAACGAGTTTTCTTTCTCGAAGAAGCGATCGCCACTTTACTGGCCCACGTAAGTCTCAATTGCGTCGCCCAAACGACTGTGTTGGTCATCAATGCAGGCGCGATCGCGACGGAATTAGTCCTGGCAGATATTCCTGAAGACTATCGAGCCTTGAGCAACAGAGATTTTTGCCTTGAGAGTTTTGCTTACGGCGGCAGTGCGATCGACCAAGATATTCTAGTTCAGTTGCTCTATCCCCAGTGGGCTTCCCAACTCAATCCCTCCATCCCGAGACTCGATGAGGAACCGCCGCAACCAGGCGAACCTGACCTGCAAAAGCGAGAAAATTTGCGATGGCGCTTGCAAAGCCATCCCATCGGGCAATCGTTTCTAGAAGCTGCCAAGCTGACAAAAATGATCTTGCAGCAGCAGGAAGCATTTAATGCTCGACTGGGTAATTGTCAGTGGGGGGTCAAGCGTCAAGACTTTAGCGAAAAAGTGGTCTTGCCCTACTTGAAGCGGTTAGAGACAGCGATCGACTCCCTGTCGATCCAAACGGGTAAATCGGCGGGAGCGATCGAACAAGTTATTTGTAGCGGGGGATCGATGCAAGCCGTTTGGCACGTGCTATCTCCTTGGATAAGCGAAAAACTGCCCAATGCGACCATAATTCAGAACGCAGGCGCAACAACCGAACCGCTAGCGTCCGCTACTTGGGGACAGACGCACGACCTCAGCTTTCTCGATCGCACTCAAACAGCTATAGGACTAGCCTGTTTGCCCCTATTTCCACTAATCTTGGAAAGGCAATAATTTCGTGTTTCTATGACATCTTTGAAAAGTCTGGCGATTCGCGGGGCAATTTGGACGTTTGCGGGTTATGGTCTGAGTCAGGGATTGCGATTGGTAAGTAACCTGATCCTGACGCGCCTGCTCGAACCCGAACTTTTTGGGCTGATGGCATTGGTGACAACCTTTCTCATCGGTTTGAATATGTTTTCCGATGTCGGATTTGCACCAAACATCATTCAAAGCAAGCGGGGAGACGATCCGGATTTTCTCAATACGGCTTGGAGCTTGCAAGTCTTGCGCGGCTTTGTCTTATGGGCGATTTGTCAGGCGCTCGCTTTGCCCGTTGCCGAATTTTATAACGATTCGCGATTGATAGGGATCGTTCCTTTGGTTGGGTTGACCATGATTTTTGCCGGGTTTAACTCTACTTCTCTCTATACGCTTAACCGACAAATGCTCATAGGCAAGCTAACCCTCTTGGAATTAGTGACGCAAATTATTGCTCTAGTCGTGATGGTTACTTGGGCGTGGTTGAGTCCCTCGATTTGGGCATTGATCGTCGGTAATCTCGTTGCGGCACTGTTGAAAACGATCCTCAGCCATCGCTTAATCCCGAATTATACCAATCGCTTCGCTTGGGAGCGAGCGGCTGTGCGCGAAATTTTTTCCTTTGGGAAATGGATCTTTGTCTCGACTGCGATGACATTCTTCGCCACCCAAGCCGATCGCATGATTATGGGAAAACTGCTTTCTTTTAGCATGTTAGGCATCTACACGGTAGCTTTTACTTTTGCCAGCCTTCCCCAGCAAGTTATCGGGCAACTTTCTGGCAAGATGATTTTGCCGCTAATGTCCCAGTTTGCTCACCTGCCTCGCGAGAGTTTTCGAGCCAAAATTCTCAGCAAGCGCAAGGGGATCCTGACTGGCGTAGGATTGCTGATTATTCTTTTGGTTTGCTTTGGCGACATACTCATTTTAAAGTTCTACGATTCAAGGTATGCCCAGGCAGCTTGGATGCTTCCCATTCTGGCTTTAGGCATTTGGCCCTATTTATTATTTGATACCAGTCGCACAGCTCTAATGGCGATCGGCAAACCCAACTATCAAGCCTACGGTCAGCTGGCTAAGAGCCTGCACGTTTGTATCGGCTTATTTGTTGGGTATTATTATTTAGGAGTGTTGGGAATCGTCATCGCGATCGCGCTTAACGATATAGAACTCTATTTCATGAATATCTACGGTCTCTGGCGCGAAGAACTCAGCACCTTCCAACAGGATCTCAAAGCGACTCTTTTACTTCTATTGGGATTGGCGATCGTACTGGCAGGAAGATATTTCCTGGGGTTTGGATTTCCGCTAGATACCCTGTTTGCCTGAGAGGATGTTTGAAAAGTATACATTATACGCCTCCGCGATGGCGCGATCGGGCAGCTGCCCGATCGCGACAGCAGCGAGATTTTACCTCAGCTATGCAAGCTAACGAGGGATCTAAAAATCAGACAACAACAAAGTCATCGCTAATACTAATGTTAGTTATGTCTTGCAAGATAGCAATTAAGTCGCTGTTGTAGAAAATTTGAGTATCTACAGCCGAACTGCCGACTAAATTAGCGGTCGTATCGAGGGAGTAATCATCCAGACTGCCATAGACTTCGAGAAGATCGTTGGCTTTCCAATCCTCGATAATTGCGCGTCCGTCTCCCAGATAGTAAGCACCAGAAGCATTGCCGAGAACAAATGTATCGACACCTCGACCGCCCGACAAAGTATCGATCGCATCGGGATCTGGATCGGAACCGTAGCCGTCAAGCCGATCTGCGCCATCTCCGCCCGACAATGAGTCATTGCCGAGCATTCCGATTAGGGTATCGTTGCCAGCACCGCCGATGAGGGTATCGTTGGCATCTAGTTCTACCCGACCATTGGGCGTGTCAACAATGTTCTGTTTGCCGCCACCGTAGAGCCAATCGTTTCCCCTGCCACCATCGAGGCGATCGCTGCCATTGTCTCCATAGAGAGTGTCATCACCTGCACCACCGATGAGAGTATCGTCCAAGTCTAGGAGGGAGAAGTACGGGGGATCGCCTATAAGAAAGTTCCGTTCGCCGCCGCCGTATAGCAAGTCATTCCCCCTACCGCCATCGAGACTGTCGCTGTCTTCTTCTCCATAGAGGGTGTCGTTGCCAGCGCCACCGATTAGGGTGTCGTTGTCTACATCATCCCAGCCATACACGAAGTTGCCTTCTTCAAAGCTGAAACCGCCATAGAGTACGTCATTGCCAGCACCGCCATCTAGGAAATCGCTACCGCCTCCAGTGTAGAGACGGTAGCGAGCGTAGACATAATATTGTCCGCCATTAAGAGTGTCATCCCCAGAGCCGCCTTTTAAAGTGTCATTGCTAGCTCCACTGTTGAGGCTATCGTTGCCCCCTTCACCGTAAAGCGAGTCGTTCCCATTGGACTCGGTAGAAAGGATGTCATCGCCATCTCCGCCATAGCCGACAGAAAACCATCCATCAAGACTGTCATTGCCATTTCCTCCATAAAGAGTATTATTCCATGCCCCGATAAGAGTGTCGTTGCCGGAGCCGCCATAAAAGATATCGTCGCCCCACAAGCCTTCATCGTAACTAGGGTATGCGCTCAGATAGTCATCGCCAGCTCCTCCCATCAAGGTGTCGTTTCCTCGTCCACCAATAAGAGTGTCGTTGCCTTCTCCGCCATCGAGGAGAAGACTAGCGTAGCCAAGTTCCTCGCCGTAGAGAAGATCGTTGCCAGCTCCTCCGCGCAGCGTATCGAGATCAAAACTCGAATAATCATCATCGAGCGTTCCGCTGTAGAGAGTGTCATCTCCCTGTCCGCCTTCGAGTAAATCGCTGTCTTGTCCTCCATCGAGGCTATCATTACCTCCTAAACCTAAAAGAGTATCTTTTCCCTCAAAGCCTAAAATTGTGTCGTTATTAGGAGTACCAAGGAGGTTATTGTCAAAAGAATCTCCTTTTATAAGAGCCATAATTGACCTCCTAAATCAGTTTAGATATTTTTGAAAAATCTACTTTCATCGTATCTTTTTCAAGAATTCTATTGGAGTTTTTTTTGCAATAAAGTTACACTTTTTTTTCTTTGCTCTTTAGTTGTTTGAATGAGTTTGTAATTAAAGTTAATTAAATATTATAATTTGTAAATGAGCGCCCTTAAATTTTAACCAACTAGATTCTATAAGATTTTTTAGAGGACATCCCAAAAGTCTATTTTGTCATTCTCAGTGCAGGAGAACGTAACGAAAAATCTCTGTTTGAAGTTGGTATACTAATACCATTTTGGATGAAAGGATTTTAGATTGAGAAGTAAGGGCGGGTTTATCTAAAAACTCGCCCTTACTTCCCTACAGTTACCGTCAAAAACTCGCCACACAGAACTGCTGACTAATTGCGAACCGATCGATCGTTGCGAATTGCAAATTGTGAATTGCGAATTGGTATAAGATGTTTCGTTTCGCGATCGCTGCACTCAACATGACGAAGTGCAAGCAGGTAGAGTCAAAAGTGGAGACTGCTGTAGAGTTGGCTCCCCTCATCCCTAAATCCCTTCTCCCACAAGGGGCGAAGGGATTTTAGGCAGATTTGGGTTTGGTCACTCAAACAGGTAGAGTTGAATTGACAGTGACGCGATCGCAAGATTTATTATTATGACTAATTATGGGGATGCGCCTCTGTGAGAAGGAAAAATCTTGACCAAATCTTTATTCTTTTATGGAGAATAGGGGAGTCGAACCCCTGACCTCTGCGGTGCGATCGCAGCGCTCTACCAACTGAGCTAATTCCCCCTAAATACTTTTAGATAAACTATCCTAGCATTATTGTAGATTTTTTTGCTTGGTTTGGAGTCTTTCCCTGGGGCTGCCATGCTGATATTTGTCATTGTTTTTAATTTGTGTTTAACTCTGTTCAACCTGTATATCGCTTTTCGCCTTTGGAGATTGCGGCGAGTGCTCGCGAGAGTCGCTAAAACATTAACAATGGTGGAACGTCGCCTTCACAGAATTTTTTATCCCGCGCCAGAGGTTGTCCTAAGAGGAAAACAAGGAACTCACGAACTCAGACAACGCTACCAAAGATTACTGGTACAAATCGAACTGATAGAGAAAATTTTCTCTCTGGTAAGTTTGGGAATAGGAATCTGGCGGCGACAAATGAGGGGCAAACGCCGTCTTCGCTCCGAAAAACTTTTCCCAGCCGTATAAATGACTTTGCACTTTATTGCTCGCTATAATTTTTAGAGAATAAAGAAGTGTTTTAGTTACCAACCATGACAGAACTAAAACAACAAAAGTGCGAAGCTTGCAGCTCAAAATCTCAGCCTATTACTCAAGCTGAAATCGAACAACTCAAGCCCCAGATTCCTGGCTGGGAGATTATCGAACGCGAGGGAGTGCTGCGCCTAGAAAAAGTTTACAAGTTCCCTAACTTTAAGAGTGCGATCGCGTTTACCAATGCTGTTGGAGACGAAGCAGAGAAAGAAGGACACCATCCTGCCTTACTGACCGAATGGGGAAAAGTCACCGTAAGTTGGTGGACTCATGCTATTTCTGGGCTGCACAAAAATGACTTCGTGATGGCAGCGAAGACGGATGCTATTATGAATTCTCAATTTTCCTAAATTTTTAGCAATAACTAAAATGAGAAAATTTATCAAAAAAAATTCTCCTTGAAAAGCTCGACCTTGAAAAGCAAAAAAATTTGCTAGGCTTTTCTTAAAAAATGCGATCGATAAAAGCGATCGAGAGAAAAACTTACACGAGCTAGCGATCGCGTTACAGGAGTATAAGGTACAAGTAGAAGACCGATTAAAAAAATTAAAAATGGTATAACCAAACGAAGCAGTTTACAGACTCAAAAGAAGATAAACTTCAACTCATTTTTTCTATACAAAGGCTAAAAAGCTCGTAAAAATTTGAAAAGAATTATGTAAATACAACAACCAATTTTTTTAAACTAAGGATAAGGTTCTTTTTACCCAATTCTCATTAAAAATCAATTCATAAATCCGATTATGTATGCTTAAAAACCCCTGGTGTTTAATCGCTAATCCTGATAAGATTAATTCCCGTTCTTCGGGGCTATCGAGGGCAAGAATTTTTTGTTGAGACAAAATGTTTTGATAAAGCTTGAGCAAGCTAACTGGATTGAGTTCGCTACTAAGAATACGATCGCGAATCGTGCGTAAATGTTCGGGTTCGTCTTGAGATTCCCAGTTTTCAATTATCTGCGATCGCACTAATTTTTCTATCCATTCTTTTTCTTGGTTAGTGGGAATTGTCGAGGTAGAATGGCGAATCAGTTTGCAGAGTTTTTGAGTTAAAAATGGTTGTCCATTCGTCCATGCCAATATTTCTTTAAGCACGGCTTGCGGGTTGCTAACTCTCTCGGTTAATCCCTGTAATAAGGGTTGGGCTTCGTGTAATTGAAATCCATTGAGTTGAATTGCCTGACCGATATTAAAAGGAGTGCGCTTTTTGTCGTCAATTAATTGAGAAGGAGTTGCTACCCCTAGTAAGACAAAAGTTAGGCGTTTATATTCACAAAAATCACTTCGTTTATTATAACAATTTCTCAGAAAAATAAAAAAGTCATCGATGGGAAAATCCAGATTAAGAACGCTATCAATCTCATCGATAAAAATCACAATAGGTTCGGAAACTTTTGCCAGTAAAACCGAGTGAATAAATTCTCCTAAACGCTGTACGGGAGAGAGAAAAGAATGCTCTTGCCACCAAGTCCGCAGTTCGACGCGATCGAGGAGGTTAAAATGACTGACTAATATGTAAACAAAGCCAGCATACCACTGTTCCATGGTTAGCTGTCGATTGCCGATTTCTGAGAGGTCGATCGCCGCACATCGAATTCCTTCAGCTTGGAGTCGCTTCATAATTTGCACTCGCAAGCTCGATTTGCCCATCTGTCGAGAATTGAGAATATAACAAAATTCTCCCAACTTTAGCGCTCTGTAAAGGTGGCGATCGGCAGAACGCACGACATAAGTTGGCGCATCCATCGGCAAGCTTCCTCCTACCTGATATTCATAGGTAGAGGGAGATTCTGCGCTTCTGAGCAGTGCGTTTTCTATCACCAATTTTGCTTGCGTTGCTTTAAGAACGTCTAGGGTTTGTGACAGCTCGCGGGTACGTTCTTCAACTTTTTGTTCCAGGGTACGGCTATATTCGGCTAACTTATCTTTTGCCTGTTGCAGTTCTTCGGTAAACTTAATGCGCTCGGCTTCTGCTCGCTTGCGAGCCGTGATGTCGGTAAAAGCCGCGATCGCATAGGTAATATGACCCTTTTCGTCAAAAATTGGACTAGCCGATACTTCCACGGGAATTATCTTATTATCTTGGCGAATCTCCATATCGTCGATGGTGATACTTTCACCCTTTAATGCTCGCAAAATTGGCTGTTCGTTAGACGGATAAAGTTGCTCCGTCCCCTGTCGATAGACACGATAAATCTTGGTTAATTGTTCGACTGTCACACCCGGAACGACTCCCTCACCTAAGATTTGCTCTGCCATTTGATTGGCATAGGAGGGTTCCCCGCTAGCGCTGACCACAAAAATCCCGACTGGTACGGCTTCTATAAATTGAGTCAGTTGTTGCTCGCTCTCTCGCAAGGCAACTTCTACTTTTTGACGTTTCGCGACTTCTTCTTGAAGATGGACTAATAGTTCGGCTTGTGCCTTTTGTGCGAGTCGTTCTTTTTTCAAAGCAGCTTTCATCTGCTGGACGTGTTGTAGCGTTTTGTTGGTGGTAATTTCTAAATCTTGAAAATCGATCGGCTTGGTTAAAAAATCAAACGCACCGCGATTCATTGCGGCTCTAATATTGTCGAGATCGCCATAGGCAGACATAATAATGACCTTGATAATTGGGTTTTTCTCTCCTAGTTTGGTAAGCAAGGTTAACCCATCCATTTCTGGCATATAAATATCGGTCAATACTACATCGATATCGGGATAAACTTCTAATTTTTCTAGCGCTTCAATCCCATTATGAGCAAAAATGAGTTCGAGTTGATTCTGGCGAATTTTTTTTCTGAATCTCTGACGAAGTAAAGTTTCTAAGTCTAACTCATCATCTACTACCAGGATTTTATCTGGCATTATTTTCTCCTAGATAGTACAAATTTTTATTAAATTTATTATTATAAATTCCAAATTTTTTTCTTAAGCGTCTCAAATTCTATCGGTTTGTTAATATAATCATCTGCACCGTATTGCATGGCGATTTGATAGGTCTGCTCGTCTCCATAAGCAGTAATCATAAAAACTTTAACTTGAGGGTAGTTTTCTTTAAGGATTTTCAGCAGTTCTATTCCATTCATCCCCGGCATATTGATATCAGCCAAGATTAAAACGAGATATTCAGAATTTTTGACCTTTAAAGTTTGAAGAGCTTCTTCTGCTGAAAAAGCAAAAGAGAAGTTAATGGCTCCTTGTCTAATCTCTTTTCTAAATTTTTGAGTAAATAAAGATTGAACATCTTTTTCATCATCAATTACCATGACTTTCATATCGGTCTTCCTCGGTCGGGGACAACAGTTTTAGGTAAGGTAATAATAAATTCAGTATATCGAGAAGCTTCAGTTTCAATGCGAATATCGCCTTGATGGGCTTGTACGATGATATCGTGACTGATAGATAAACCTAGACCCGTTCCTTCTCCGGTTGGCTTAGTCGTGAAGAAGGGGGTAAATATTTTGTCGGCAATTTCTGACGGAATTCCATTGCCATTGTCGCGAATGCGTATTTCAACGGAGTCGCCTAAATTTTGAGTGCTAACAACTAACAGTGGTAAGAATTCTTGCTCTTCGCTATTGAGGGGATTGTGATATTCGGTTTTTTTCCGATGGAGGGCGTAACAAGCGTTGTTGATGATATTTAGAAAAACTCGACTGATATCCTGAGGAATAACATAGATGGGTTCGAGGCTATCGTCATAATGGGTTTCTATAGCAACATAAAAAGAAGAATCCTTGGCTCTCATTCCGTGATAGGCTAAATTGACAGCTTCTGCAAGCAGTGCATTGATGTCAGTTAGTTGTTGGGAGGCGCTTTCGCCCCGCGAGTGCATTAGCATTCCATGCACAATTTTATCAGCTCTTTTGCCATGTTCGTTAATTTTTTGTGCGTTTTGACTGAGATCGTGTAAGATATCTTGGATATAAGTTAAGCTATCCGAATCTAGGTTATCTTTTTGCAATTCGATTTCTTCGAGAAGTTCTTGGGCTAACTCTATAGATAGTTCGGCAAAATTGTTAACAAAGTTGAGAGGATTTTTAATTTCGTGAGCGATTCCAGCTGTTAGGGTTCCCAGAGAGGCGAGTTTCTCTTGAGCAATTATTTGAGCTTGGGTTTTTTTCAATGTTTGTAGAGCATTAGCTAATTCTTCATTTTTTCGTTGAAGTTCTCGCGTTCTTTCTTCTACTTTTATCTCTAAAGTTCTGCTGTATTCTTCCAATCGTTCATAAAGACGAGAATTTTCAATAGAGATAGCTGCTTGAGATGAAAGCATTTGTAAAACTTCAACGCGATCGGGAGTAAAAGCATCTGTAGTTAAATTATTTTCTAAATACAAAATTCCACAAAGTTTGCCTTGGTGAATAAGAGGAATGCAGAGAATCGATTTAGGTTGAGTTTTGACAATATAGGAATCGGCAATAAATTGTTTTTCGCAAGTAGCATTGCCGAAAACGACATTTTGATGAGTTCGGATAACATAGTTGACAATAGCAACTGATAAAAGAGTCGTTTGAGTAGCAGAATTAATAAAGTCTATAGGAATCGATCGCAAGGTGGCGACTTTTTCAGACTCTACCGAACTTTCTGCTTCAATTAGCCATTTACCTTCTTTTTCCAGAATGAGAAAACCTTTTTGCGCCCCAGCATTTTCAATTACAATTTTCATCAGGCTTTCTAGTAACTTTCCTAAGGCAATCTCACTCGATATGGCTTGATAAGCTTTTAGAATTGTAGATAGATCGAATGAAAAAAAAGAGGGAACTTTGTTTACAGAAGTACTTGGCAATTCGTCTGCGTTAGAATGTAGCATCTTATCGTTTTCAATATTTTTCTGCACGATGGTATTTGAGAAGAACTGAGGATAGTTTTGTTCTAAATGCCTAACTTTAGTCATTCCTCCCCATCTCAGATAGCCATAGTAAGCATCCCTTAGATAGACTCTAGCAATTTTGTCTTTGCCTTTACTAAGATAAAACTTAGCAGCTAGTTCGTTAGACAAATTTTCGTTAAGATAATATTCATTTTCGCGTGCTGATGCGATCGCGCGATCGTAAAGTTCCATTGCTTCTAAGTCTTGGTTAGAGATGCGCGCAATCTCTGCGGAAATTAATAGGTATTTATGTAAAAAGTTTTCCGGACAATTATCCGACCAAACTTTAAATTTTTTCTGATTTTCTAAGATAGTTGACCAATAATTCCATTTCTGTATTTCTTCAGTGGTTTCTGAATAAAGTGCTAATAAAGTTAATGAATAATAAAAGTAATGTTCGACAACTCGTAATACACCAAAAGAAAAAGCTAAAATTTTCTCTGATTCTTTTGCTACAATAAGAGCTAGCTTGTAGTTGTTAAATAAATAAAACAATTGCAGTTTAAGAATATAATAAAAATTTAAATGCATGCCAAGGTCAAGCTCTTGTATTTCTTTTAAATATTTTGCTTCACTAAAGCTATTATTACTAAACTCAAGTGCAGAATCGGTTAACCCTTGCAAGCATAAAATCATTTGCTGAAGAAGTCTCTGAAAATAAATTCCATGGATATTTTTGTTTTTATCTACATAATCTGTAAATATTTTTAATTCTTGAGCAATTAGAGCTAATGGATCTCCCTTTAAATATATTTTTGATGCCAGATCGTTAAGAGCGTAGGTAGCAAAATTAGGATCTCCTGTTTCATTTCCGAATTCAAAAGCTTTCCTTAAAAAATACCAATCTTCTTTGGTATGTTTTTTCCAATGATTAATAAAAGCACCAAACATGAAATAAATTTTACTGTCTAAAGTAAGATTCTGAAATTTTTTATTAACTTGAAAAGCTAACTGTCCAAATTCATATCCGCTTTGGTAGTTACCAAAACCCGATCCTATAATCAGTCCATAGGCACTATAAGCAAAAGCAGAAACTTCTGTATTCCCATAACGTAAAGACCTATTCATCATTTTTAACATTAAGAGAATTCCCAAATCTAAATTGATAAAGTAAGCTGGTGCAGCTAAACTCATAAAAATATTCATAATAGCTCTTGAATTTTTATTTACCATTTCAGGCAAGTTATAGATATCGTCAAGAGTTTTACCAGCAAGTTGAAATTGAATTCGGCTAAATTCTCTTTGAATAGCTTTTTTAATATCGGTTTTAGTTAAATTAATTTTAAAAAGACTAAGACTTTGTATTCCCAACTCAAAGGCTTCTTTAGTTTTTCCGATATTGGTATATAAAACTATCTTAAGTATATAAACCTGAGCTTTATCGACTTTAGTTCTAGCGTTTTCAAGAATTAAATTAAATCTTCGTTCTGCTTTATCAAATTTTCCAGTCAAGTATTCACACTCTGCCAGTTCGAGATTGAGAGAAAAACTTAATTGATAATCCGTTTTCCAGCTATCTCCGAGCAAGAAACCGAGAGCAGTTTCAAAATAGTTTGAAGCAGCTTCATAAGCCGAAGATCGCTTAGCCTTTTTTGCCGCTATCATATTTAGTCTGACAAGTCGCGCTTTTGCAATTTTAGTTTTGATTAGTTGACTGCTTGCATTTAAATGGTTGACAATTTCAAATATTCGTTCTTCTAATTTATCTGGGGAAGTATTATCTAAAAATAGATTTCCTATTTTTAAATGAATGTTTTGTTTTTTTTCTTCTGGAATGAGAGAATAAGCAGCCTGCTGAACGCGATCGTGAATAAAGTGATAAGTAAATTTACTATTTTCTTTGATGTCAAGTTCGGGCAAAATGCTGTCAAGCTTGTTAGGAATTTTATAATAATTTTCACTGGGTGAAATTAAGCCTTTATCTAAGGCTTCCCATAGTTTATTTTCTGTTTCTTTTAAATTGTCTCCAGTCACAAATGCTAAAGTATTTAGATTGAATTGATTTCCTAAGCAAGCTGCGATTTCTAGGGTTTTTCGCGTAGCTGTTGAAAGCTTCTTAATTTTGTCAACCACAAATTCGGCTACATTATCAGCGATTTGCAGACTTTTAATTTTTTCTAAATCCCATTGCCAGCATTTTTTCTTAAAATTAAATTTTATCAGTTGTTTTTTGTATAAAAAATTGAGAAGTTGATTAATAAAAAAAGGGTTACCATGCGTTTTATCTAAAATTGGTTTTGTTAAAGGATTAACCAGATTATCCCGACAGGTAAATGTATCGGCGATTAGCTGTCTAATATTGTAAGTATTTAATGGCTGAAGCATTAAAGTATCAACTTTTATCTCTAAAGCTTCTAATTTCTTTAAAGTTATCATTAAAGGATGGCTATCGCTGATTTCATTATTTCGATATGTACCAACAATTAGTAGATATTTAATCTCCGATTGAGTAATTAACAAATGAATTAAATTTAAGGAAGCGAGATCGCTCCATTGTAAGTCATCAAAAAATAAAACTAAAGGATGTTCTTTCTGGCTAAACACTCCGATAAATTTCTGAAGAACGGAATTAAATCTATTCTGAGATTCTTGCGCTGATAGTTGTGGTACAGTCGATTGTTTGCCAATAATCAATTCAACTTCTGGAATAACATCGATAATAATTTGACCATTACTTCCCAAAGCTTCTAAAAGTTTTTCTTTCCAAGTTTGTATTCTTTCTTCACTTTCAGTTAGTATCTGAAGAATCAATTCACGAAATGCTTCAATGAGAAAATAATAGGGAATATCTCGTTTTAGTTGAGAAAATTTTCCAGAAACAAAGTAACCTCCTCTTTGAATGATAGGTTTATGAATCTCATTGACTAATGTAGTTTTACCAATGCC
It includes:
- a CDS encoding ATP-binding sensor histidine kinase; translation: MNKLINYTITEVIDRDGHTVICRGYRNKDGKNFILKTFQTESFQPTDILQLQQEYQITKELNISGILKPYELEIFQNNMVLVYEDFAGLPLKTYCFNNKVVIADFLKISIEIVEIIQAIHERDVIHKNLNPQTIWLDPVNQTVKITNFSLASTLSDENQIFTNPSILKGNLAYISPEQSGRINRSIDYRTDFYSLGITFYEILAGCLPFLTTDPMQLVHCHIAKKFVSLHQLNQEIPQIISDIIDKLLCKTAEDRYQSHYGLKNDLEKCLIQWQKKGKIQKFILARQDVSKKLKISQKLYGREQEIATLLNTFESVSQGKNKLILISGFAGIGKTTLVNEIHKPIIQRGGYFVSGKFSQLKRDIPYYFLIEAFRELILQILTESEERIQTWKEKLLEALGSNGQIIIDVIPEVELIIGKQSTVPQLSAQESQNRFNSVLQKFIGVFSQKEHPLVLFFDDLQWSDLASLNLIHLLITQSEIKYLLIVGTYRNNEISDSHPLMITLKKLEALEIKVDTLMLQPLNTYNIRQLIADTFTCRDNLVNPLTKPILDKTHGNPFFINQLLNFLYKKQLIKFNFKKKCWQWDLEKIKSLQIADNVAEFVVDKIKKLSTATRKTLEIAACLGNQFNLNTLAFVTGDNLKETENKLWEALDKGLISPSENYYKIPNKLDSILPELDIKENSKFTYHFIHDRVQQAAYSLIPEEKKQNIHLKIGNLFLDNTSPDKLEERIFEIVNHLNASSQLIKTKIAKARLVRLNMIAAKKAKRSSAYEAASNYFETALGFLLGDSWKTDYQLSFSLNLELAECEYLTGKFDKAERRFNLILENARTKVDKAQVYILKIVLYTNIGKTKEAFELGIQSLSLFKINLTKTDIKKAIQREFSRIQFQLAGKTLDDIYNLPEMVNKNSRAIMNIFMSLAAPAYFINLDLGILLMLKMMNRSLRYGNTEVSAFAYSAYGLIIGSGFGNYQSGYEFGQLAFQVNKKFQNLTLDSKIYFMFGAFINHWKKHTKEDWYFLRKAFEFGNETGDPNFATYALNDLASKIYLKGDPLALIAQELKIFTDYVDKNKNIHGIYFQRLLQQMILCLQGLTDSALEFSNNSFSEAKYLKEIQELDLGMHLNFYYILKLQLFYLFNNYKLALIVAKESEKILAFSFGVLRVVEHYFYYSLTLLALYSETTEEIQKWNYWSTILENQKKFKVWSDNCPENFLHKYLLISAEIARISNQDLEAMELYDRAIASARENEYYLNENLSNELAAKFYLSKGKDKIARVYLRDAYYGYLRWGGMTKVRHLEQNYPQFFSNTIVQKNIENDKMLHSNADELPSTSVNKVPSFFSFDLSTILKAYQAISSEIALGKLLESLMKIVIENAGAQKGFLILEKEGKWLIEAESSVESEKVATLRSIPIDFINSATQTTLLSVAIVNYVIRTHQNVVFGNATCEKQFIADSYIVKTQPKSILCIPLIHQGKLCGILYLENNLTTDAFTPDRVEVLQMLSSQAAISIENSRLYERLEEYSRTLEIKVEERTRELQRKNEELANALQTLKKTQAQIIAQEKLASLGTLTAGIAHEIKNPLNFVNNFAELSIELAQELLEEIELQKDNLDSDSLTYIQDILHDLSQNAQKINEHGKRADKIVHGMLMHSRGESASQQLTDINALLAEAVNLAYHGMRAKDSSFYVAIETHYDDSLEPIYVIPQDISRVFLNIINNACYALHRKKTEYHNPLNSEEQEFLPLLVVSTQNLGDSVEIRIRDNGNGIPSEIADKIFTPFFTTKPTGEGTGLGLSISHDIIVQAHQGDIRIETEASRYTEFIITLPKTVVPDRGRPI